In Hymenobacter sublimis, a single genomic region encodes these proteins:
- a CDS encoding 1-acyl-sn-glycerol-3-phosphate acyltransferase: MTARKTSTFWYLFSKFWFKITGWRLGPQVPADTKKSMMIAAPHTSNWDFMFARAAFFLMDVDVKLTIKKEWTTIPVLGALVRSLGGLAVDRSKNNSLVDGMVQLFKERDELVILITPEGTRKYQPKWRKGFYHAAVGAGVPILLGYLDYKNKEAGVGPAFWPTGDYEKDLEEIQAFYRTKQARFPEQGVR; encoded by the coding sequence ATGACTGCACGCAAAACCTCTACTTTTTGGTACCTGTTTTCGAAGTTCTGGTTCAAGATAACCGGCTGGCGACTGGGGCCTCAGGTGCCGGCTGACACCAAAAAAAGCATGATGATTGCCGCGCCCCACACCAGCAACTGGGACTTTATGTTTGCCCGGGCCGCGTTTTTCCTGATGGATGTGGATGTGAAGCTCACCATTAAGAAGGAGTGGACCACCATTCCGGTGCTGGGAGCCCTAGTTCGTTCCCTCGGGGGCCTGGCCGTGGACCGCAGCAAGAACAACAGCCTTGTGGATGGCATGGTGCAGCTCTTTAAGGAGCGCGACGAACTGGTAATTCTCATTACCCCCGAAGGCACCCGCAAGTACCAGCCCAAATGGCGCAAGGGATTCTACCACGCCGCCGTGGGCGCCGGCGTGCCCATTTTGCTGGGCTACCTCGACTATAAAAACAAAGAAGCCGGCGTCGGACCAGCCTTCTGGCCCACTGGCGACTACGAAAAGGATCTGGAAGAAATTCAGGCTTTCTACCGCACCAAGCAGGCTCGCTTTCCTGAGCAGGGCGTGCGGTAA
- a CDS encoding patatin-like phospholipase family protein — MNEINQPQQLGLAFSGGGARGIAHLGVLAALDELQLPIGHLAGVSSGAIAATFYAAGVAPREILRLFQEVSLGQLTRISLSRYGLLRIDGIGELFKQHLGLDATFEKLRIPLTLVATDIAEGTSVRFSQGPLIPPLLASSAVPVLYRPVEYQGRHLVDGGLLNNLPTDALLGIPGLQIVGVHSNPPHREPRITTLRGLIERTLNLAVGANTLPSKQHCALLLEPPELGAYRMTQYKRAPELFDIGYRYTLGRAAELRALLQPR; from the coding sequence ATGAATGAGATAAACCAACCACAACAGCTGGGGCTGGCGTTTTCGGGGGGAGGGGCGCGCGGCATTGCCCATTTGGGCGTGCTAGCTGCCCTAGATGAGTTGCAGCTGCCCATCGGCCACCTAGCGGGCGTATCCTCGGGAGCCATTGCCGCCACCTTCTATGCGGCCGGCGTGGCCCCCCGCGAGATATTGCGTCTGTTTCAGGAAGTGAGCCTGGGGCAGCTAACGCGCATTTCGCTGAGCCGGTATGGGCTGCTGCGCATTGACGGAATAGGGGAGCTTTTCAAGCAGCACTTAGGCCTCGATGCTACCTTCGAAAAGCTGCGTATTCCGCTGACGCTGGTAGCAACGGATATTGCCGAGGGCACCAGTGTTCGTTTCTCCCAGGGGCCCCTAATTCCGCCCTTGCTGGCTTCTTCGGCCGTGCCAGTGCTCTACCGGCCGGTAGAATACCAGGGCCGCCACCTGGTAGACGGTGGCCTACTCAACAATTTGCCTACCGACGCTTTACTTGGAATACCTGGCCTGCAGATAGTGGGCGTCCACTCCAATCCGCCCCACCGGGAGCCGCGCATTACTACCCTGCGCGGCCTGATTGAGCGGACCCTGAACCTGGCCGTGGGCGCCAACACCTTACCCAGCAAGCAGCACTGCGCTCTATTGCTGGAGCCACCGGAGCTGGGGGCCTACCGCATGACCCAGTACAAGCGCGCCCCGGAGCTATTCGATATAGGCTACCGCTACACGTTGGGCCGGGCCGCGGAGCTGCGGGCTTTGCTGCAACCCCGCTAA